In Luteolibacter sp. Y139, a genomic segment contains:
- a CDS encoding beta strand repeat-containing protein — protein sequence MKATSYLQTRASLLRLATTLALSGGSAFAVSNSWIAGTTGSYSTPANWTGGVNVPSGAADNATSDGSGSVINFNDTITLNALNLNLTSGATTFNQSGGALTLNSLGFGGAGGSRNPTFNLSGGTLATAAFPWGNGTNARFNVTGGAATFSGANITIGVAGGANGAITASSGSFSHTGTGQVQLGTASGGTGGILMTGGTFSTNSPQFRIGSQNGGTGNITLSGDAILNANGTGTANIYLGNNGGSGNLTLSDTAQFNAATYALSAGQFGNTANNKGTVTISGTATLKADHITLGGENAGSTIVGIVNLNGGTIATGSIRLGSSSVAASATANVIHANGGTVKAVAHANSANFFQGAFVDLQAGGLKFDTDGNTATITNVMSGSGGLEKLGEGTLVLTGVCTYSGNTTVTAGVLTFNTAFLNDDSTLTIGANGLVDLSHGIEDIVHELKIGNSVKTSGTWGSSSSNAQNIDDVHFTGTGVIRVGPPPVARNLTWTGAESPFWGNAAPDLNFKDASNTTVAFAGGDNVAFGDASTVTTVLLTGNIQAGTVSFAGTQDWLIDGSGSGFAGGTGFAVNGTGTVTLGGATSSFTGPIAVNSGVLKMGDTASFGASSGITVAAGAQVDLNGKGPGALHSYTLAGSGPGGAGAIVNSSVTGLFATTSVKNLTLTGDAAIGSNAGRFDIAPGGTITGNGHTLTKTGSCDMGFRGDASGTSIHYVINSGTVWAENTANAWGGATGTVVVKSGARVGTYGALSIPTPVTVESGGTLHNQGNGTGTWTGAIALQGNVSLDAAGGAMVFSGPITGAANVTKVFGNDITLNAAATPGNVGYTGNTTVNGGRLIVAAPFFADDSDVTVAAGALLRLTHGAQDTIDTLTLAGVQVAAGVWGAVGSGAAHESDRLEGTGTLLVVTGGAVNPYDAWSSQIANPDDRERTDDPDHDGFTNEVEYLFGTSPVSNDGSLVQAVASGSNLIVRWKQRNSGASYQLQESTTMTEVTWPVSGVTPAAAVDQSGVPVDYTRMEATVPVAGARKFVRVSGTEN from the coding sequence ATGAAAGCCACCTCGTATCTCCAAACCCGCGCGAGCCTGCTGCGACTCGCTACCACTCTGGCCCTTTCCGGCGGCAGCGCCTTTGCCGTCAGCAACTCCTGGATTGCCGGGACCACCGGCAGCTACAGCACTCCGGCGAACTGGACCGGCGGCGTCAATGTGCCGAGCGGCGCGGCCGACAATGCCACCTCCGATGGCAGCGGCTCGGTGATCAATTTCAACGACACCATCACGCTCAATGCGCTCAACCTGAACCTGACCAGCGGCGCCACCACTTTCAATCAAAGCGGCGGCGCGCTCACGCTGAATTCGCTGGGCTTCGGCGGGGCGGGAGGTTCGCGCAATCCCACTTTCAATCTGAGTGGCGGGACGCTCGCGACGGCGGCCTTCCCGTGGGGCAATGGCACGAACGCTCGCTTCAATGTGACTGGTGGCGCGGCCACCTTCAGCGGTGCCAACATCACGATCGGGGTTGCGGGCGGTGCGAATGGAGCGATCACAGCCTCCTCTGGCAGCTTCAGTCACACCGGTACGGGGCAGGTCCAGCTCGGCACTGCCAGTGGTGGCACGGGCGGCATCCTGATGACCGGCGGGACCTTCAGCACGAATTCGCCGCAGTTCCGCATCGGCTCGCAGAATGGCGGCACGGGAAACATCACGCTGTCCGGTGATGCGATCCTGAATGCCAATGGCACCGGGACTGCCAACATCTACCTCGGCAACAACGGTGGCAGCGGCAACCTCACCCTGAGCGACACGGCTCAATTCAACGCCGCCACGTATGCCCTGTCGGCCGGGCAATTCGGCAACACGGCGAACAACAAGGGCACGGTGACGATTTCCGGCACCGCCACCTTGAAGGCGGATCACATCACCCTCGGTGGTGAGAATGCGGGGAGCACGATCGTTGGCATCGTGAATCTCAATGGTGGAACGATAGCAACCGGCTCGATTCGCCTCGGTTCCAGTTCGGTGGCGGCAAGCGCGACTGCGAATGTGATCCACGCCAATGGCGGAACGGTGAAAGCCGTGGCCCACGCGAATAGCGCGAACTTCTTCCAAGGGGCTTTCGTCGACCTTCAGGCGGGTGGCTTGAAATTCGACACCGATGGCAACACCGCGACGATCACCAATGTGATGTCCGGCAGCGGTGGCCTGGAGAAGCTGGGCGAAGGCACGCTGGTGCTCACGGGCGTCTGCACCTATTCCGGGAATACCACCGTCACGGCGGGCGTGCTGACCTTCAACACGGCTTTCCTCAATGACGACAGCACGCTGACGATCGGTGCGAATGGTTTGGTCGATCTGTCGCACGGGATCGAGGACATCGTGCATGAGCTCAAGATCGGCAATTCGGTCAAGACGTCAGGGACCTGGGGTTCATCGTCTTCCAATGCGCAGAATATCGATGACGTTCACTTCACCGGCACCGGCGTCATCCGCGTGGGTCCGCCGCCGGTGGCCCGCAATCTCACGTGGACCGGAGCCGAGAGCCCGTTCTGGGGGAATGCCGCGCCGGATCTCAATTTCAAGGACGCGTCGAACACGACCGTGGCTTTTGCCGGGGGCGACAATGTTGCCTTCGGGGACGCGAGTACGGTGACCACCGTACTTCTCACCGGGAATATCCAGGCCGGCACCGTGTCGTTTGCGGGGACGCAGGATTGGCTCATCGATGGCTCGGGCTCGGGCTTTGCCGGCGGCACCGGCTTCGCGGTGAATGGCACGGGCACCGTGACCCTTGGCGGTGCGACGAGTTCCTTCACCGGTCCGATCGCCGTGAATTCCGGGGTGCTGAAGATGGGGGACACTGCCTCGTTTGGCGCCAGCTCCGGCATCACGGTCGCCGCAGGTGCCCAAGTGGACCTCAATGGCAAGGGCCCGGGTGCCCTTCACTCCTACACGCTGGCTGGCAGCGGGCCGGGCGGCGCGGGAGCGATCGTCAATTCCTCGGTGACCGGGTTGTTCGCCACCACCAGCGTGAAGAACCTGACGCTTACAGGGGATGCCGCCATCGGCAGCAATGCCGGCCGTTTCGATATCGCCCCGGGTGGGACGATCACCGGCAATGGACACACGCTGACCAAGACCGGCTCGTGCGACATGGGCTTCCGCGGGGATGCCAGCGGCACTTCCATCCACTACGTGATCAACTCGGGCACTGTCTGGGCGGAGAACACGGCGAATGCGTGGGGCGGTGCGACTGGCACCGTGGTCGTGAAGAGTGGTGCGCGCGTTGGCACCTATGGCGCGCTTTCCATCCCGACTCCGGTCACGGTGGAAAGCGGCGGTACGCTCCACAACCAGGGTAATGGCACTGGAACGTGGACCGGGGCGATAGCCCTTCAAGGCAATGTCAGCCTTGATGCTGCCGGCGGAGCGATGGTGTTCAGCGGCCCGATCACTGGCGCTGCAAATGTCACGAAGGTCTTCGGCAATGACATCACACTGAATGCCGCGGCCACGCCCGGGAATGTCGGCTACACCGGTAATACCACCGTCAATGGTGGGCGTCTCATTGTCGCGGCTCCGTTCTTCGCGGATGACAGCGATGTGACCGTGGCCGCCGGGGCACTGCTCCGGCTCACGCATGGTGCGCAGGATACCATCGACACGCTCACGCTTGCGGGTGTCCAGGTGGCGGCCGGCGTGTGGGGTGCGGTGGGTTCCGGCGCGGCTCATGAGAGCGACCGGCTGGAGGGCACGGGGACCTTGCTGGTTGTTACCGGAGGTGCGGTGAATCCTTACGACGCTTGGTCGTCGCAGATCGCGAATCCCGATGATCGCGAACGTACGGACGATCCCGATCACGATGGCTTCACCAATGAAGTCGAATACCTCTTCGGCACGTCGCCGGTGAGCAATGATGGTTCGCTGGTGCAGGCGGTTGCCAGTGGATCGAACCTCATCGTCCGCTGGAAGCAGCGGAACAGCGGTGCGAGCTATCAGCTTCAGGAGAGCACCACGATGACCGAGGTGACTTGGCCTGTGAGTGGCGTCACGCCTGCGGCCGCTGTTGATCAGAGCGGAGTGCCAGTGGACTACACGCGCATGGAAGCGACGGTGCCGGTTGCCGGGGCGAGGAAGTTCGTCCGGGTGAGTGGCACGGAGAACTGA